Proteins encoded by one window of Nasonia vitripennis strain AsymCx chromosome 5, Nvit_psr_1.1, whole genome shotgun sequence:
- the LOC100117090 gene encoding homeobox protein MSH-D, translated as MSEELGRTSEESGKSSVTMSSKVSFSIERLLAVPCSKTAAAGELSCSGGGIDKEAFYRTGCPVARDASTCSDADERESSRLSVHPDSSMIISEEMEFQDPDRVRSTELPDPEINYEACTSSYGGANSTTSVLDDEDDEIDDEDEERRSSLTSALERSSSSTSDDERKKRPRTAFTAAQIKSLEAEFERNKYLSVAKRLQLSKALKLTETQIKIWFQNRRTKWKRKYTNDVELLAQQYYSSLGIHAPRPIFVGDRLWFFNYPGHPQPAASLLSTHFAPLQTISPTLPVIQPLPSNLSSGQHTAIFQNNAPSQTNYNLSPQLDYRHSNS; from the exons ATGTCCGAGGAGCTCGGGAGGACCAGCGAGGAATCGGGCAAGAGCTCGGTGACGATGTCGTCGAAAGTGTCGTTCAGCATCGAGAGACTGCTCGCGGTGCCTTGCAGTAAGACAGCCGCTGCTGGAGAACTGAGCTGCAGCGGAGGAGGAATCGATAAGGAAGCCTTTTATCGGACGGGCTGTCCGGTCGCGCGCGATGCTTCCACTTGCTCGGACG CGGACGAGCGAGAATCCAGCAGACTGAGCGTCCATCCTGACTCATCCATGATTATTTCGGAAGAGATGGAGTTTCAAGATCCGGACAGAGTCCGCTCGACCGAGTTGCCGGATCCGGAAATTAATTACG AAGCTTGCACAAGCAGTTACGGCGGCGCGAATTCAACCACGTCTGTACtggacgacgaggacgacgagatCGACGATGAAGACGAGGAGCGGCGCTCGTCGCTGACATCGGCTCTGGAACGAAGCTCAAGCTCGACGAGTGACGACGAGCGGAAGAAAAGACCCCGGACTGCCTTCACCGCTGCTCAGATCAAGTCGCTTGAGGCCGAGTTTGAACGCAACAAGTACCTCAGTGTCGCCAAAAGGCTACAGCTCAGCAAGGCGCTAAAACTCACGGAAACGCAG atCAAAATATGGTTTCAAAATCGACGTACGAAGTGGAAACGGAAATACACAAATGACGTAGAATTGCTGGCGCAACAATATTATTCGAGCCTAGGAATTCATGCACCAAGACCAATATTTGTAGGAGATCGATTATG GTTTTTCAACTATCCTGGACATCCACAGCCAGCAGCTTCTCTCTTATCGACGCATTTCGCTCCATTGCAAACAATTTCACCAACTCTGCCGGTAATTCAGCCTTTACCTAGCAATCTATCAAGTGGGCAGCATACTGCTATCTTTCAAAATAACGCGCCTAGTCAGACAAATTACAATCTGTCTCCACAATTAGATTATAGGCATTCAAATTCCTAG
- the LOC100115692 gene encoding cyclin-H isoform X2, giving the protein MFPLSTQKKYWLYNDENDIAILRKEANAEFIAKHGANMPEDKREKHFLSVSEERVLQRFYESQLKEFCKRFSPPMPKPTIATALHYFKRFYLRNSVMDYHPKEILVTCVYLACKVEEFNVSIIQFVANIMGDREKASDIILNNELLLMQQLNYNLTVHNPFRPVEGLLIDIKTRFPCPSNPEKLRPYIDEFLEKVFLTDSVLLYAPSQIALAAMLHAASSTNVNLDSYVTDVLFSGEHLVAIIEAVRKIRSIAKCVELPPRDLVKTLEKKLDKCRNQDNNPDSEVYKQRMQEMFDEEDLIDDEKYAKIVQNQADHDEKVLGVTKVSPGTT; this is encoded by the exons ATGTTTCCGTTAAGTACCCAGAAGAAGTATTGGCTATACAACGATGAAAACGATATTGCCATTTTGAGGAAAGAGGCTAATGCCGAGTTTATTGCTAAGCATGGAGCTAATATGCCA GAGGACAAAAGAGAGAAGCACTTCCTTTCGGTGTCAGAGGAAAGGGTACTTCAAAGATTTTACGAATCACAACTTAAAGAATTTTGCAAAAGGTTCAGTCCTCCGATGCCCAAACCAACAATCGCTACAGCACTGCACTATTTTAAGAGATTTTACTTGCGAAACAGTGTCATGGATTATCATCCCAAAGAAATTCTTGTAACCTGTGTGTACTTAGCTTGCAAG GTTGAAGAATTTAATGTATCAATAATTCAGTTTGTGGCTAATATTATGGGAGATAGGGAAAAAGCTTCTGACATCATACTTAACAATGAACTTCTCTTGATGCAACAACTAAACTACAATTTAACTGTTCACAATCCATTCAGACCCGTTGAAGGACTTCTGATCGATATAAAG acAAGGTTTCCATGTCCTTCTAATCCAGAAAAATTAAGGCCGTACATCGATgaatttttggaaaaagttTTTCTAACCGACAGTGTCTTATTATACGCTCCCAGTCAAATTGCATTAGCGGCAATGTTGCATGCAGCCTCTAGTACAAATGTCAATCTAGATTCCTATGTCACAGATGTATTATTTTCAGGAGAACATCTTGTAGCAATTATTGAAGCTGTGAGAA AAATACGATCCATAGCAAAATGTGTTGAGTTGCCACCAAGAGATCTTGTGAAAACATTGGAAAAGAAATTGGACAAATGCAGAAATCAAGATAACAATCCAGACAGTGAAGT ttACAAACAACGTATGCAAGAAATGTTTGATGAAGAAGATTTGATAGATGATGAAAAGTATGCTAAAATAGTTCAAAACCAGGCTGATCACGATGAAAAAGTTTTAGGAGTTACCAAAGTATCCCCGGGTACCACATAG
- the LOC100115692 gene encoding cyclin-H isoform X1 — MPAIPRFLFSGPSDNSFKMFPLSTQKKYWLYNDENDIAILRKEANAEFIAKHGANMPEDKREKHFLSVSEERVLQRFYESQLKEFCKRFSPPMPKPTIATALHYFKRFYLRNSVMDYHPKEILVTCVYLACKVEEFNVSIIQFVANIMGDREKASDIILNNELLLMQQLNYNLTVHNPFRPVEGLLIDIKTRFPCPSNPEKLRPYIDEFLEKVFLTDSVLLYAPSQIALAAMLHAASSTNVNLDSYVTDVLFSGEHLVAIIEAVRKIRSIAKCVELPPRDLVKTLEKKLDKCRNQDNNPDSEVYKQRMQEMFDEEDLIDDEKYAKIVQNQADHDEKVLGVTKVSPGTT; from the exons ATGCCAGCCATTCCTCGATTCCTGTTTTCCGGCCCAAGCGATAACTC GTTTAAGATGTTTCCGTTAAGTACCCAGAAGAAGTATTGGCTATACAACGATGAAAACGATATTGCCATTTTGAGGAAAGAGGCTAATGCCGAGTTTATTGCTAAGCATGGAGCTAATATGCCA GAGGACAAAAGAGAGAAGCACTTCCTTTCGGTGTCAGAGGAAAGGGTACTTCAAAGATTTTACGAATCACAACTTAAAGAATTTTGCAAAAGGTTCAGTCCTCCGATGCCCAAACCAACAATCGCTACAGCACTGCACTATTTTAAGAGATTTTACTTGCGAAACAGTGTCATGGATTATCATCCCAAAGAAATTCTTGTAACCTGTGTGTACTTAGCTTGCAAG GTTGAAGAATTTAATGTATCAATAATTCAGTTTGTGGCTAATATTATGGGAGATAGGGAAAAAGCTTCTGACATCATACTTAACAATGAACTTCTCTTGATGCAACAACTAAACTACAATTTAACTGTTCACAATCCATTCAGACCCGTTGAAGGACTTCTGATCGATATAAAG acAAGGTTTCCATGTCCTTCTAATCCAGAAAAATTAAGGCCGTACATCGATgaatttttggaaaaagttTTTCTAACCGACAGTGTCTTATTATACGCTCCCAGTCAAATTGCATTAGCGGCAATGTTGCATGCAGCCTCTAGTACAAATGTCAATCTAGATTCCTATGTCACAGATGTATTATTTTCAGGAGAACATCTTGTAGCAATTATTGAAGCTGTGAGAA AAATACGATCCATAGCAAAATGTGTTGAGTTGCCACCAAGAGATCTTGTGAAAACATTGGAAAAGAAATTGGACAAATGCAGAAATCAAGATAACAATCCAGACAGTGAAGT ttACAAACAACGTATGCAAGAAATGTTTGATGAAGAAGATTTGATAGATGATGAAAAGTATGCTAAAATAGTTCAAAACCAGGCTGATCACGATGAAAAAGTTTTAGGAGTTACCAAAGTATCCCCGGGTACCACATAG
- the LOC107981186 gene encoding uncharacterized protein LOC107981186 encodes MAICDYKRRFTWFNFGDFGCNSDSSVFKQTDLSRLLENNRINIPKPRKITNTNIQTSFVYVNDEIFGLSEHIMKPFSRRRDLGKEEKIFNYRLSRARLNIECAFGILSEKWLILQQPLAFLLENTELVVTSSLGLHNFLLYENDEEDIEYIQENYVTEPERQSIKSGAIIRERFKIYFSTTHFLL; translated from the exons ATGGCTATTTGTGACTATAAAAGAAGATTTACGTGGTTTAATTTTGGGGATTTCg GATGCAACAGTGATTCGAGTGTATTCAAGCAGACAGATTTGTCAAgattattagaaaataatcgAATCAATATTCCCAAACCAAGAAAAATCACTAACACAAATATACAAACATCATTTGTGTATGTAAACGATGAAATTTTTGGTCTTTCGGAGCACATCATGAAACCATTTAGTCGCAGAAGAGATTTGGGCAAGgaagagaaaatttttaattacagaCTCTCAAGAGCTAGGCTTAATATAGAATGTGCATTCGGAATATTAAGCGAAAAATGGCTAATTTTACAGCAGCCTTTAGCTTTTCTTTTAGAGAATACTGAATTAGTAGTGACTTCATCTCTTGGACTAcataattttcttctttatgaAAATGATGAAGAAGATATAGAATATATACAAGAAAATTATGTCACGGAGCCGGAAAGACAAAGCATTAAGTCTGGTGCTATCATAAGAGAacgttttaaaatatatttttctactaCACATTTTCTTCTCTAA